A region of Zeugodacus cucurbitae isolate PBARC_wt_2022May chromosome 5, idZeuCucr1.2, whole genome shotgun sequence DNA encodes the following proteins:
- the LOC105220429 gene encoding cap-specific mRNA (nucleoside-2'-O-)-methyltransferase 1 isoform X3 produces MEREENFCEENVEPMAKKIKTEWVKSYSDKALLIMTRMGYEKNKGLGKQNQGRLEPVIAIQQDGRKGLGLKDELPVSLESWDNTTEVINLPENFSWITNNSTIDNTYDDLIENIVLGPPKRTIEDECLYCNSDVLNNILKAKSEFDKLNDSELRRARARSNPFETIRSSIFLNRAAVKMANIDSMCDFMFTNPRYRDGSSMLENNELLYFADICAGPGGFSEYILYRKSWEAKGFGFTLRGPNDFKLDKFFAGSPESFDTYYGITFLSIVNLVSISLWQMADFQLRVKKISKKFFLSNFICVNV; encoded by the exons ATGGAAAGAGAAGAGAATTTTTGTGAGGAAAATGTCGAGCCAAtggcgaaaaaaattaaaactgaatgGGTTAAAAGTTATTCAGATAAGGCCTTGCTTATAATGACAAGAATGGGTTATGAAAAGAACAAAGGACTCGGCAAACAGAATCAGGGTCGTCTCGAACCCGTCATAGCTATACAACAAGATGGCAGAAAGGGATTGGGGTTAAAAGATGAATTGCCGGTGTCGTTGGAATCATGGGACAATACTACCGAAGTAATTAACTTACCCGAAAATTTCTCATGGATTACTAATAATTCAACAATTGATAACACATATGAcgatttaatagaaaatatagtGTTGGGACCTCCTAAGCGAACTATTGAAGATGAATGTTTATACTGCAATTCAgatgttttaaataatattttgaaagcaaaatCTGAATTTGACAAACTAAACGACAGCGAACTAAGAAGAGCACGGGCACGGTCTAATCCATTTGAAACTATACGAAgctctatatttttaaatagagcTGCTGTTAAGATGGCAAATATTGACTCTATGTGCGATTTCATGTTCACAAATCCAAGATATAGGGATGGATCATCAATGCTGGAAAATAACGAACTTTTATATTTTGCCGATATTTGCGCTG gTCCTGGTGGCTTCTCAGAATACATACTTTACAGAAAATCTTGGGAAGCAAAAGGATTTGGGTTTACTTTACGTGGCCCTAACGATTTTAAACTAGATAAATTTTTTGCCGGTTCTCCAGAATCCTTCGACACTTACTATGGA ATTACGTTCTTAAGCATTGTGAATCTGGTGTCCATTTCGTTATGGCAGATGGCGGATTTTCAGTTGAGGGTCAAGAAAATATCCAAGAAATTCTTTCTAAGCAACTTTATTTGTGTCAATGTTTAA
- the LOC105220429 gene encoding cap-specific mRNA (nucleoside-2'-O-)-methyltransferase 1 isoform X1: MEREENFCEENVEPMAKKIKTEWVKSYSDKALLIMTRMGYEKNKGLGKQNQGRLEPVIAIQQDGRKGLGLKDELPVSLESWDNTTEVINLPENFSWITNNSTIDNTYDDLIENIVLGPPKRTIEDECLYCNSDVLNNILKAKSEFDKLNDSELRRARARSNPFETIRSSIFLNRAAVKMANIDSMCDFMFTNPRYRDGSSMLENNELLYFADICAGPGGFSEYILYRKSWEAKGFGFTLRGPNDFKLDKFFAGSPESFDTYYGVRKDGNIYFKDNQDSFADYVLKHCESGVHFVMADGGFSVEGQENIQEILSKQLYLCQCLMALKILRVNGSFLCKLFDLFTPFSIGLIFLMYKCFDQISILKPNSSRPANSERYLVCKWKKSNTDSVCKYLDHVNEVLNMGKEDVLEIVNQQHIVSDQTFLDYIVKSNNDIGQNQILGLKKIAAYCRNTQLKETKQSEIRKRCLELWGLPDKLRQAPESKTHDKFLEEILGDWNDKLFFNSLPKELHTIECIQNNISSIYDWYFVPVGRAETNVNACSMFLCKSKGCLLRYSDSKKWEPVEYIFDISPKSIFFGEIVYEYTGEGRTQTRISALHIIDAIMLGGIDIRRLKLSERSRLCQKYSLSLNKPFKDGNCSPIRSKRLYELKYLNNFFNDMRSHVLKDNSTRLGLSLSPENKFFVPGGIMLLCEIFHNFFSSISHSTHKLYYFNKQTKTSYYKNCMPNDILNTLYASFRNSYQRRLLWKWTNLMQVEEKCINREKNMLYREDLETFIYNKEKH; the protein is encoded by the exons ATGGAAAGAGAAGAGAATTTTTGTGAGGAAAATGTCGAGCCAAtggcgaaaaaaattaaaactgaatgGGTTAAAAGTTATTCAGATAAGGCCTTGCTTATAATGACAAGAATGGGTTATGAAAAGAACAAAGGACTCGGCAAACAGAATCAGGGTCGTCTCGAACCCGTCATAGCTATACAACAAGATGGCAGAAAGGGATTGGGGTTAAAAGATGAATTGCCGGTGTCGTTGGAATCATGGGACAATACTACCGAAGTAATTAACTTACCCGAAAATTTCTCATGGATTACTAATAATTCAACAATTGATAACACATATGAcgatttaatagaaaatatagtGTTGGGACCTCCTAAGCGAACTATTGAAGATGAATGTTTATACTGCAATTCAgatgttttaaataatattttgaaagcaaaatCTGAATTTGACAAACTAAACGACAGCGAACTAAGAAGAGCACGGGCACGGTCTAATCCATTTGAAACTATACGAAgctctatatttttaaatagagcTGCTGTTAAGATGGCAAATATTGACTCTATGTGCGATTTCATGTTCACAAATCCAAGATATAGGGATGGATCATCAATGCTGGAAAATAACGAACTTTTATATTTTGCCGATATTTGCGCTG gTCCTGGTGGCTTCTCAGAATACATACTTTACAGAAAATCTTGGGAAGCAAAAGGATTTGGGTTTACTTTACGTGGCCCTAACGATTTTAAACTAGATAAATTTTTTGCCGGTTCTCCAGAATCCTTCGACACTTACTATGGAGTAAGAAAAGacggaaatatatattttaaagacaaTCAAGACTCTTTTGCAGATTACGTTCTTAAGCATTGTGAATCTGGTGTCCATTTCGTTATGGCAGATGGCGGATTTTCAGTTGAGGGTCAAGAAAATATCCAAGAAATTCTTTCTAAGCAACTTTATTTGTGTCAATGTTTAATGGCATTGAAAATCCTTCGGGTTAATGGCAGTTTTCTTTGCAAACTGTTTGACTTATTCACACCATTTAGTATAGgacttatatttttaatgtataaaTGTTTTGATCAGATATCTATATTGAAGCCTAATAGTAGTAGACCGGCAAATTCAGAACGATATTTAGTATGTAagtggaaaaaatcaaatactgATTCGGTTTGTAAATACTTGGATCACGTAAATGAGGTTTTGAACATGGGCAAAGAAGATGTTTTAGAAATCGTCAACCAACAACACATTGTTTCTGATCAAACTTTCTTAGATTATATTGTTAAAAGCAATAATGACATTGGTCAAAACCAAATTttaggtttaaaaaaaattgcagcgTATTGCAGGAACACACAACTTAAGGAAACAAAACAGTCGGAAATCAGAAAGCGTTGTCTTGAACTGTGGGGACTACCAGATAAACTTCGGCAAGCCCCAGAGTCGAAAACCCATGACAAATTTCTGGAAGAAATCCTAGGTGATTGGAATGacaagttattttttaattctttgccAAAAGAATTGCATACTATAGAATGCATTCAAAACAATATTAGCAGTATATATGACTGGTATTTCGTCCCAGTTGGTCGGGCCGAAACTAACGTTAATGCCTGTAGTATGTTTTTATGTAAGTCTAAAGGTTGTTTACTTCGATATAGTGACAGCAAAAAATGGGAACCCGTAGAATATATATTTGACATATCACCAAAATCCatattttttggggaaattgtTTACGAGTATACTGGTGAAGGTAGAACTCAAACCAGAATATCCGCTTTACACATTATTGATGCGATCATGCTCGGAGGAATAGATATAAGACGCTTAAAACTTTCAGAACGTTCTCGGTTATGCCAAAAATACTCTCTTAGCCTTAATAAGCCATTCAAAGACGGAAATTGTAGTCCTATTCGAAGCAAACGtttatatgaattaaaatatttgaataatttttttaacgatATGAGGTCACATGTATTGAAAGACAATTCAACGCGCTTAGGTTTATCTTTGTCAccagaaaacaaattttttgttccTGGCGGTATTATGTTGTTGTgtgaaatttttcataattttttctcaagtattTCCCATTCAACTCATAAACTGTATTATTTCAATAAGCAAACCAAAACATCatattacaaaaattgtatGCCAAATGATATACTAAATACTTTGTACGCTTCATTTAGGAATAGTTATCAGAGACGATTACTGTGGAAATGGACAAATCTAATGCAAGTtgaagaaaaatgtattaatcgaGAAAAAAATATGCTCTACCGAGAAGATTTAGAaacatttatatacaataaagaaaaacattaa
- the LOC105220428 gene encoding uncharacterized protein LOC105220428, translated as MRGKDDKSLIPSLPFMDVKDFIDFDTKLLLNDKITSQLKNIIYRVGGKDFPSFLRMALKSIISDAMAVNLTWRGTNDKPSIQRFTTFALIRNACHSKYSNSTDMDIKSVLTAHTSRPRQSTKKKTNKQLMN; from the exons ATGCGTGGGAAGGATGATAAGTCTCTAATACCTTCCTTGCCTTTCATGGATGTCAAGGACTTTATTGATTTTGACACGAAGCTGCTGTTGAACGACAAAATAACATCTCAGCTG aaaaatatcatATATAGAGTTGGAGGAAAGGATTTCCCTTCATTCCTAAGAATGGCATTGAAATCCATTATATCGGATGCTATGGCCGTTAATTTAACTTGGCGTGGAACAAATGACAAACCCAGTATCCAACGCTTTACAACATTTGCACTAATAAGAA ATGCCTGTCATTCCAAATATTCGAACTCGACCGATATGGATATAAAAAGTGTGTTAACAGCACATACTTCACGCCCGAGAcagagtacaaaaaaaaaaacaaacaaacaattaatgaactga
- the LOC105220429 gene encoding cap-specific mRNA (nucleoside-2'-O-)-methyltransferase 1 isoform X5, with the protein MEREENFCEENVEPMAKKIKTEWVKSYSDKALLIMTRMGYEKNKGLGKQNQGRLEPVIAIQQDGRKGLGLKDELPVSLESWDNTTEVINLPENFSWITNNSTIDNTYDDLIENIVLGPPKRTIEDECLYCNSDVLNNILKAKSEFDKLNDSELRRARARSNPFETIRSSIFLNRAAVKMANIDSMCDFMFTNPRYRDGSSMLENNELLYFADICAVLRVCTGKEEQGGDVGIGGGF; encoded by the coding sequence ATGGAAAGAGAAGAGAATTTTTGTGAGGAAAATGTCGAGCCAAtggcgaaaaaaattaaaactgaatgGGTTAAAAGTTATTCAGATAAGGCCTTGCTTATAATGACAAGAATGGGTTATGAAAAGAACAAAGGACTCGGCAAACAGAATCAGGGTCGTCTCGAACCCGTCATAGCTATACAACAAGATGGCAGAAAGGGATTGGGGTTAAAAGATGAATTGCCGGTGTCGTTGGAATCATGGGACAATACTACCGAAGTAATTAACTTACCCGAAAATTTCTCATGGATTACTAATAATTCAACAATTGATAACACATATGAcgatttaatagaaaatatagtGTTGGGACCTCCTAAGCGAACTATTGAAGATGAATGTTTATACTGCAATTCAgatgttttaaataatattttgaaagcaaaatCTGAATTTGACAAACTAAACGACAGCGAACTAAGAAGAGCACGGGCACGGTCTAATCCATTTGAAACTATACGAAgctctatatttttaaatagagcTGCTGTTAAGATGGCAAATATTGACTCTATGTGCGATTTCATGTTCACAAATCCAAGATATAGGGATGGATCATCAATGCTGGAAAATAACGAACTTTTATATTTTGCCGATATTTGCGCTG
- the LOC105220429 gene encoding cap-specific mRNA (nucleoside-2'-O-)-methyltransferase 1 isoform X4 → MEREENFCEENVEPMAKKIKTEWVKSYSDKALLIMTRMGYEKNKGLGKQNQGRLEPVIAIQQDGRKGLGLKDELPVSLESWDNTTEVINLPENFSWITNNSTIDNTYDDLIENIVLGPPKRTIEDECLYCNSDVLNNILKAKSEFDKLNDSELRRARARSNPFETIRSSIFLNRAAVKMANIDSMCDFMFTNPRYRDGSSMLENNELLYFADICAGPGGFSEYILYRKSWEAKGFGFTLRGPNDFKLDKFFAGSPESFDTYYGE, encoded by the exons ATGGAAAGAGAAGAGAATTTTTGTGAGGAAAATGTCGAGCCAAtggcgaaaaaaattaaaactgaatgGGTTAAAAGTTATTCAGATAAGGCCTTGCTTATAATGACAAGAATGGGTTATGAAAAGAACAAAGGACTCGGCAAACAGAATCAGGGTCGTCTCGAACCCGTCATAGCTATACAACAAGATGGCAGAAAGGGATTGGGGTTAAAAGATGAATTGCCGGTGTCGTTGGAATCATGGGACAATACTACCGAAGTAATTAACTTACCCGAAAATTTCTCATGGATTACTAATAATTCAACAATTGATAACACATATGAcgatttaatagaaaatatagtGTTGGGACCTCCTAAGCGAACTATTGAAGATGAATGTTTATACTGCAATTCAgatgttttaaataatattttgaaagcaaaatCTGAATTTGACAAACTAAACGACAGCGAACTAAGAAGAGCACGGGCACGGTCTAATCCATTTGAAACTATACGAAgctctatatttttaaatagagcTGCTGTTAAGATGGCAAATATTGACTCTATGTGCGATTTCATGTTCACAAATCCAAGATATAGGGATGGATCATCAATGCTGGAAAATAACGAACTTTTATATTTTGCCGATATTTGCGCTG gTCCTGGTGGCTTCTCAGAATACATACTTTACAGAAAATCTTGGGAAGCAAAAGGATTTGGGTTTACTTTACGTGGCCCTAACGATTTTAAACTAGATAAATTTTTTGCCGGTTCTCCAGAATCCTTCGACACTTACTATGGA GAATAG
- the LOC105220429 gene encoding cap-specific mRNA (nucleoside-2'-O-)-methyltransferase 1 isoform X6, with protein sequence MEREENFCEENVEPMAKKIKTEWVKSYSDKALLIMTRMGYEKNKGLGKQNQGRLEPVIAIQQDGRKGLGLKDELPVSLESWDNTTEVINLPENFSWITNNSTIDNTYDDLIENIVLGPPKRTIEDECLYCNSDVLNNILKAKSEFDKLNDSELRRARARSNPFETIRSSIFLNRAAVKMANIDSMCDFMFTNPRYRDGSSMLENNELLYFADICAAHSEKDGSHHRPKCSRICEKI encoded by the exons ATGGAAAGAGAAGAGAATTTTTGTGAGGAAAATGTCGAGCCAAtggcgaaaaaaattaaaactgaatgGGTTAAAAGTTATTCAGATAAGGCCTTGCTTATAATGACAAGAATGGGTTATGAAAAGAACAAAGGACTCGGCAAACAGAATCAGGGTCGTCTCGAACCCGTCATAGCTATACAACAAGATGGCAGAAAGGGATTGGGGTTAAAAGATGAATTGCCGGTGTCGTTGGAATCATGGGACAATACTACCGAAGTAATTAACTTACCCGAAAATTTCTCATGGATTACTAATAATTCAACAATTGATAACACATATGAcgatttaatagaaaatatagtGTTGGGACCTCCTAAGCGAACTATTGAAGATGAATGTTTATACTGCAATTCAgatgttttaaataatattttgaaagcaaaatCTGAATTTGACAAACTAAACGACAGCGAACTAAGAAGAGCACGGGCACGGTCTAATCCATTTGAAACTATACGAAgctctatatttttaaatagagcTGCTGTTAAGATGGCAAATATTGACTCTATGTGCGATTTCATGTTCACAAATCCAAGATATAGGGATGGATCATCAATGCTGGAAAATAACGAACTTTTATATTTTGCCGATATTTGCGCTG CTCATTCGGAAAAAGATGGAAGTCACCACCGGCCCAAGTGCTCACGAATATGTGAAAAGATTTGA
- the LOC105220429 gene encoding cap-specific mRNA (nucleoside-2'-O-)-methyltransferase 1 isoform X2: MGQYYRKNIVLGPPKRTIEDECLYCNSDVLNNILKAKSEFDKLNDSELRRARARSNPFETIRSSIFLNRAAVKMANIDSMCDFMFTNPRYRDGSSMLENNELLYFADICAGPGGFSEYILYRKSWEAKGFGFTLRGPNDFKLDKFFAGSPESFDTYYGVRKDGNIYFKDNQDSFADYVLKHCESGVHFVMADGGFSVEGQENIQEILSKQLYLCQCLMALKILRVNGSFLCKLFDLFTPFSIGLIFLMYKCFDQISILKPNSSRPANSERYLVCKWKKSNTDSVCKYLDHVNEVLNMGKEDVLEIVNQQHIVSDQTFLDYIVKSNNDIGQNQILGLKKIAAYCRNTQLKETKQSEIRKRCLELWGLPDKLRQAPESKTHDKFLEEILGDWNDKLFFNSLPKELHTIECIQNNISSIYDWYFVPVGRAETNVNACSMFLCKSKGCLLRYSDSKKWEPVEYIFDISPKSIFFGEIVYEYTGEGRTQTRISALHIIDAIMLGGIDIRRLKLSERSRLCQKYSLSLNKPFKDGNCSPIRSKRLYELKYLNNFFNDMRSHVLKDNSTRLGLSLSPENKFFVPGGIMLLCEIFHNFFSSISHSTHKLYYFNKQTKTSYYKNCMPNDILNTLYASFRNSYQRRLLWKWTNLMQVEEKCINREKNMLYREDLETFIYNKEKH, encoded by the exons ATGGGACAATACTACCGAA aaaatatagtGTTGGGACCTCCTAAGCGAACTATTGAAGATGAATGTTTATACTGCAATTCAgatgttttaaataatattttgaaagcaaaatCTGAATTTGACAAACTAAACGACAGCGAACTAAGAAGAGCACGGGCACGGTCTAATCCATTTGAAACTATACGAAgctctatatttttaaatagagcTGCTGTTAAGATGGCAAATATTGACTCTATGTGCGATTTCATGTTCACAAATCCAAGATATAGGGATGGATCATCAATGCTGGAAAATAACGAACTTTTATATTTTGCCGATATTTGCGCTG gTCCTGGTGGCTTCTCAGAATACATACTTTACAGAAAATCTTGGGAAGCAAAAGGATTTGGGTTTACTTTACGTGGCCCTAACGATTTTAAACTAGATAAATTTTTTGCCGGTTCTCCAGAATCCTTCGACACTTACTATGGAGTAAGAAAAGacggaaatatatattttaaagacaaTCAAGACTCTTTTGCAGATTACGTTCTTAAGCATTGTGAATCTGGTGTCCATTTCGTTATGGCAGATGGCGGATTTTCAGTTGAGGGTCAAGAAAATATCCAAGAAATTCTTTCTAAGCAACTTTATTTGTGTCAATGTTTAATGGCATTGAAAATCCTTCGGGTTAATGGCAGTTTTCTTTGCAAACTGTTTGACTTATTCACACCATTTAGTATAGgacttatatttttaatgtataaaTGTTTTGATCAGATATCTATATTGAAGCCTAATAGTAGTAGACCGGCAAATTCAGAACGATATTTAGTATGTAagtggaaaaaatcaaatactgATTCGGTTTGTAAATACTTGGATCACGTAAATGAGGTTTTGAACATGGGCAAAGAAGATGTTTTAGAAATCGTCAACCAACAACACATTGTTTCTGATCAAACTTTCTTAGATTATATTGTTAAAAGCAATAATGACATTGGTCAAAACCAAATTttaggtttaaaaaaaattgcagcgTATTGCAGGAACACACAACTTAAGGAAACAAAACAGTCGGAAATCAGAAAGCGTTGTCTTGAACTGTGGGGACTACCAGATAAACTTCGGCAAGCCCCAGAGTCGAAAACCCATGACAAATTTCTGGAAGAAATCCTAGGTGATTGGAATGacaagttattttttaattctttgccAAAAGAATTGCATACTATAGAATGCATTCAAAACAATATTAGCAGTATATATGACTGGTATTTCGTCCCAGTTGGTCGGGCCGAAACTAACGTTAATGCCTGTAGTATGTTTTTATGTAAGTCTAAAGGTTGTTTACTTCGATATAGTGACAGCAAAAAATGGGAACCCGTAGAATATATATTTGACATATCACCAAAATCCatattttttggggaaattgtTTACGAGTATACTGGTGAAGGTAGAACTCAAACCAGAATATCCGCTTTACACATTATTGATGCGATCATGCTCGGAGGAATAGATATAAGACGCTTAAAACTTTCAGAACGTTCTCGGTTATGCCAAAAATACTCTCTTAGCCTTAATAAGCCATTCAAAGACGGAAATTGTAGTCCTATTCGAAGCAAACGtttatatgaattaaaatatttgaataatttttttaacgatATGAGGTCACATGTATTGAAAGACAATTCAACGCGCTTAGGTTTATCTTTGTCAccagaaaacaaattttttgttccTGGCGGTATTATGTTGTTGTgtgaaatttttcataattttttctcaagtattTCCCATTCAACTCATAAACTGTATTATTTCAATAAGCAAACCAAAACATCatattacaaaaattgtatGCCAAATGATATACTAAATACTTTGTACGCTTCATTTAGGAATAGTTATCAGAGACGATTACTGTGGAAATGGACAAATCTAATGCAAGTtgaagaaaaatgtattaatcgaGAAAAAAATATGCTCTACCGAGAAGATTTAGAaacatttatatacaataaagaaaaacattaa
- the LOC105220429 gene encoding cap-specific mRNA (nucleoside-2'-O-)-methyltransferase 1 isoform X7, translating to MEREENFCEENVEPMAKKIKTEWVKSYSDKALLIMTRMGYEKNKGLGKQNQGRLEPVIAIQQDGRKGLGLKDELPVSLESWDNTTEVINLPENFSWITNNSTIDNTYDDLIENIVLGPPKRTIEDECLYCNSDVLNNILKAKSEFDKLNDSELRRARARSNPFETIRSSIFLNRAAVKMANIDSMCDFMFTNPRYRDGSSMLENNELLYFADICAGIVIRDDYCGNGQI from the exons ATGGAAAGAGAAGAGAATTTTTGTGAGGAAAATGTCGAGCCAAtggcgaaaaaaattaaaactgaatgGGTTAAAAGTTATTCAGATAAGGCCTTGCTTATAATGACAAGAATGGGTTATGAAAAGAACAAAGGACTCGGCAAACAGAATCAGGGTCGTCTCGAACCCGTCATAGCTATACAACAAGATGGCAGAAAGGGATTGGGGTTAAAAGATGAATTGCCGGTGTCGTTGGAATCATGGGACAATACTACCGAAGTAATTAACTTACCCGAAAATTTCTCATGGATTACTAATAATTCAACAATTGATAACACATATGAcgatttaatagaaaatatagtGTTGGGACCTCCTAAGCGAACTATTGAAGATGAATGTTTATACTGCAATTCAgatgttttaaataatattttgaaagcaaaatCTGAATTTGACAAACTAAACGACAGCGAACTAAGAAGAGCACGGGCACGGTCTAATCCATTTGAAACTATACGAAgctctatatttttaaatagagcTGCTGTTAAGATGGCAAATATTGACTCTATGTGCGATTTCATGTTCACAAATCCAAGATATAGGGATGGATCATCAATGCTGGAAAATAACGAACTTTTATATTTTGCCGATATTTGCGCTG GAATAGTTATCAGAGACGATTACTGTGGAAATGGACAAATCTAA